The Staphylococcus carnosus genome has a segment encoding these proteins:
- a CDS encoding glycerate kinase, producing MRVLVAMDEFNGIVSSYEANRYVEEAVASQIENADIVQVPLFNGRHELMDSVFLWQSGTKYREMVHNADMNQVEAVYGKTENGMTVIEADLFLQGEKPIGKRSSYGLGELISKALDNDAEHLVISLGNIASFDGGAGMLQALGARYYDDEGQPIDTRKGAEVLKYIRHVDLSNLHLRLAQVRIQLVSDFASKMYGKQSEIMQVYPLLDITREEAATIDNLVWYFSEILKNEAHLVTSTVERGGAGGGVAAIFAALYDAEILTSHNLVDQITHLEDLIEQADLVMFGEGINEADHLLETTTLRIAELATKYHKPCIAINATNDKFDRYEALGVTGMFNLFMEMPEHYTSFKAGIQIRFYAVQALKLLKAQFDVDKKS from the coding sequence ATGAGAGTATTAGTTGCGATGGATGAATTTAATGGTATCGTTTCAAGTTATGAAGCCAACCGCTATGTAGAAGAAGCGGTCGCAAGTCAAATTGAAAATGCAGACATTGTTCAGGTACCGCTATTTAATGGTCGCCATGAATTAATGGATTCTGTGTTCTTGTGGCAATCGGGTACGAAGTATCGTGAAATGGTACATAATGCAGATATGAATCAAGTTGAAGCTGTATATGGCAAAACTGAAAACGGTATGACAGTGATTGAAGCTGACTTGTTTTTACAAGGTGAAAAACCAATCGGCAAGCGTTCAAGTTATGGATTAGGTGAGTTGATTTCTAAAGCATTAGATAATGATGCAGAACATTTAGTGATTTCTTTAGGGAATATTGCAAGTTTTGATGGCGGTGCCGGTATGCTTCAAGCTCTCGGAGCAAGATATTATGATGACGAAGGTCAACCGATTGATACGAGAAAAGGTGCTGAAGTCTTAAAATATATCCGTCATGTTGACTTATCTAATTTACATCTGCGTTTGGCTCAAGTGCGTATTCAGCTGGTGTCAGATTTTGCGAGTAAGATGTATGGCAAACAAAGTGAAATTATGCAAGTTTATCCGTTATTAGATATTACGCGTGAAGAAGCGGCAACAATCGATAATCTTGTATGGTATTTCAGTGAAATTTTGAAAAACGAAGCACACCTAGTCACAAGCACAGTAGAACGCGGCGGCGCTGGAGGCGGCGTAGCAGCTATATTTGCAGCACTTTATGATGCGGAAATTTTAACGAGTCATAATCTTGTGGACCAAATTACACATTTGGAAGATTTGATTGAACAAGCTGATTTGGTGATGTTCGGTGAAGGGATAAATGAAGCGGATCATTTACTTGAAACGACAACATTACGTATTGCAGAATTAGCAACGAAATATCATAAACCGTGTATTGCGATTAATGCGACAAATGATAAATTTGACCGTTATGAAGCTTTAGGTGTGACAGGTATGTTTAATTTGTTTATGGAGATGCCTGAACATTATACAAGCTTCAAAGCAGGTATTCAAATTCGATTTTATGCAGTACAAGCGCTTAAATTGTTGAAAGCACAATTTGATGTGGATAAGAAATCATAA
- the ytxJ gene encoding bacillithiol system redox-active protein YtxJ — MATKLTSIDQFEQVINDNKDVFILKHSNTCPISANAYDQFNKFLYERDIAGYYLVVQEQRNLSNYIAEETGVKHESPQAFYFVDGKVKWHASHDDINVSSLAQAEE; from the coding sequence ATGGCTACAAAGCTGACTTCGATTGACCAGTTCGAACAGGTAATCAACGACAACAAAGATGTATTTATTTTGAAACACAGTAACACTTGCCCGATTTCTGCGAATGCATATGATCAATTCAACAAATTTTTATATGAACGCGATATCGCAGGCTATTATTTAGTGGTACAAGAACAAAGAAATCTTTCAAATTATATTGCAGAAGAAACAGGGGTAAAACATGAATCACCGCAAGCTTTCTACTTTGTAGATGGCAAAGTGAAATGGCATGCGAGTCATGATGACATTAATGTTTCTTCATTAGCGCAAGCTGAAGAATAA
- a CDS encoding EMYY motif lipoprotein, which translates to MKPWLLAFLLLCATFSLVACGNRTQSDLNQFEQSMSEVDKKQDHVKKTMDDIHLNRLNELSKSDLTDRNKEDFEQMSKDMDKKLMPAFKSYKEAAHSLPADTKAVKQLRTEYLKEVDQQEKALKKDRDYIRLCNQSVKTNEDILNYTRLFEKRRAQLEIKVADAKKAGENKSADALVGKLKDNNKKLQEVAKKYLDAEDPKQTKVVIKDKIEPLISKQIEDLNQSTVTDNETTKARQSAIEMYYSLQNYYETRQQTIDISTKLEQYDMNKLPLTGKDLSEYHQKYNKALKHLKQDVK; encoded by the coding sequence ATGAAACCATGGCTTCTGGCGTTTTTGCTGCTTTGTGCAACGTTTTCATTAGTTGCATGCGGCAATAGAACTCAGTCTGATTTAAATCAATTCGAACAGTCAATGTCTGAAGTAGATAAAAAACAAGACCATGTTAAAAAGACAATGGATGATATACATTTGAATCGTTTGAACGAGCTGAGCAAGTCAGATTTAACAGATAGAAATAAAGAAGATTTTGAGCAGATGAGCAAGGATATGGATAAGAAATTAATGCCAGCCTTTAAATCATATAAAGAAGCCGCACATTCACTTCCAGCTGACACGAAAGCTGTGAAGCAATTAAGAACAGAATATTTAAAAGAAGTAGATCAGCAAGAAAAAGCATTGAAAAAAGATAGAGATTATATCAGACTTTGTAATCAATCTGTTAAAACGAATGAAGATATTTTGAATTACACGCGTTTATTTGAAAAACGAAGAGCACAATTAGAAATTAAAGTAGCAGACGCAAAGAAAGCGGGCGAAAATAAAAGTGCAGATGCATTGGTAGGCAAATTGAAAGATAATAATAAAAAATTGCAAGAAGTAGCTAAAAAATATCTGGATGCCGAAGATCCTAAGCAAACTAAAGTGGTCATCAAAGATAAAATAGAACCTTTGATTTCAAAACAGATAGAAGATTTAAATCAATCTACGGTGACTGATAATGAAACGACAAAAGCACGTCAAAGTGCGATAGAAATGTATTATAGTTTGCAGAATTACTATGAAACAAGACAGCAAACGATTGATATCAGTACAAAATTAGAGCAATATGATATGAATAAATTGCCTTTAACAGGGAAAGATTTAAGTGAGTATCATCAAAAATACAATAAAGCATTGAAGCATTTGAAACAGGATGTAAAATAG
- a CDS encoding GrpB family protein — protein MYTKTQPLISDANLLVVYHNLFEDYHNLLFGLLDTPVKAVHHIGGTAHFKYPTEPILDILVGVNNLHDITSLDEKRLNYAGFYRIHHQYKKKVMMVKFNNLIDLKQEVRLHILQIESEMYDQYLQMQRALKDDHQLAQQFKTEKEQLHASPSSIRDYETQKETLFEKLSKQIRD, from the coding sequence ATGTACACAAAGACACAACCACTCATTAGTGATGCGAACTTATTAGTAGTGTATCATAATCTTTTCGAAGACTATCATAATTTATTGTTCGGATTGTTGGATACACCTGTAAAAGCAGTACATCATATTGGAGGAACCGCACATTTTAAATATCCTACCGAACCGATTTTAGATATTTTAGTAGGTGTCAATAACTTGCACGATATTACATCTTTAGATGAGAAACGCTTAAATTATGCCGGTTTTTATCGCATTCATCATCAATATAAGAAAAAAGTAATGATGGTCAAGTTTAATAATTTGATTGATTTAAAGCAAGAAGTACGTTTACATATTCTGCAAATCGAATCTGAAATGTATGATCAATATCTTCAAATGCAGCGAGCTTTAAAGGACGATCATCAACTTGCACAACAATTCAAAACAGAAAAAGAACAACTGCATGCTTCACCATCTTCCATTCGTGATTATGAAACACAAAAAGAAACTTTATTTGAAAAGTTATCAAAACAAATTCGTGATTAA